GCCGGACAAATAAACGCCATCACACGGTCGCTTCCGGTCGACCAGCGGTTTCAAACGTCAGGGTTCCAACGGTACCACATGGTTCAGTTTGGAACAGCGGGCATCCGGGGGAGCGTCGTCGACCGCGTCACGCCAGCGGTCGCGCTGGCGGTTGGGCAGGCCGTCGGGCAGGTCGCAACCGAGTCGAAACCCAACGAGACGTCGCCGGAGGTCGTTATCGGCCGGGACGGCCGAACCAGTGGGCCCGCACTGGCGGCGGCCGCCGAAGCCGGTGTCGCCTCGGCGGGTGCGATACCGGTTCGGATCGGTGCGGTGCCAACGCCGACGCTGGCGTTTGCCTCCCAAGGTCGACACGGACTCATGGTCACCGCCTCGCACAATCCGCCGACCGACAACGGGATCAAATGTTTCGTCGACGGGTCGGAGTTCGACAGCCAGCGAGAACAGAGGATCGAACAGTACGTCGACGAAGACGGCCCACCTGCCGACTGGGAGCAGTGGGAGTCGTCGGTCCGAAGCGACCTTTTGCCAACGTATCGAGAGGCCGTCGTCGACTACAGCCGCAGATACGGAGCCGACTGCGAGGGGGTTCGGATCGCGGTCGACTGTGGGACCGGCGTGGCGTCGAACGCGACACCGGCGGTGCTCCGTGAACTCGGTGCGACCGCTATCGGCGTGAACGCGACCGTCGACGGCCATTTCCCGGCCCGGCCGAGCAAGCCAACCCCCGAGACGCTCTCGGAGTTCCGAACGCTGGTGGCCGACGGCGAGTTCGAGTTCGGCATCGCCCACGACGGTGACGGTGATCGAATCGTGATCGTCGACGAAGACGGCGAAATCGTCCACGAGGACACGGTCCTCGCGATTCTCGCAGATCACTACACGCGACAGTATGTCGACGAACATGGCGACGAAGCCCCGACGCCGGTCGTCATCACGACACCGAACGCCTCGGGGCGGATCGATGAGCAGGTGACTGCTGCCGGTGGTCGCGTCGACCGGGTCCAACTGGGTGGCCTCCACGAGGGAATCGCCGCCGCCGAAGCAGACGACAAACCGGTCGTCTTCGCCGCCGAGCCGTGGAAACATATTCATCCCCAGCTGGGTGGCTGGATCGACGGCGTCGCCAGCGCGGCGGTCATCTCGCGGCTGGTCGCCAAGCAGGGACTAGCCTCGCTTCGTGAGCCGATTACCGAACGTCCCTATCGCAAGGTGAGCGTCGACTGTCCTGACGAAATCAAGCCGGATGCGATGGCTCGGCTCGAAAACAGCCTCTCCGAACAGTTTCCGGATGCGACGGTCTCGCTGGATCACGGCGTTCGGCTCACCTTCGTCGATGACTCGTGGCTGCTGGTTCGACCCTCCGGAACCGAGCCCTACATTCGGCTCTACGCCGAAAGCGACGATGTCGACGCGGTCGTTGAGGCGGCAACAGGGGTAATAGAAACAGAAGTCGACGCCTAACAGTAGTTAGATACTCCCTACGGCGTCTCGTCGGGCGATGAAAAGACATCGACCACCGCGTTTAGGTCCTCGACTGTGATATCGCCGTGGCGAAGAATAGTCGGCTCTGGACCACTGAGGTCGACAATCGTACTCGATTGGGTCGTTGCCTGAGCAGAGCCTTTGAGAATGTAGTCGACTCGATCACCGACCTGCTCGGTTGCGAGATCGAGGTCGACAAGTTGGTCGTCGGCCTGCCCGGTGAGATTTGCCGAGGTCATACAGAGCGGTTGGTCGACTGCTTTCGAGAGTGTGCGCCACGTCGGGTTACTGAGACAGGCCAGCGAGACGGTGTCGCCGCCAGCAACCACGCGTTCAGGGACGGCTTCGGTTTTCTCGACGATGAGATTGAGCGGACCGGGCCAAAACGCTTCGACGAGTGCGTCCATCTCGTCTCGGCGGTCGGTTGTTCCCCACCGGGTCCAGTCGTCGGGGTCACGGATGAACAGCGTCAGGGGGTCGACTGGCTCGCGGTTTTTGATCCGGAATGCGCGTTCGATGGCCGCCTCGTCCCACGGATCGAGCGTCAGTGCGAGGTTGGTGTCGCTCGGGGTGACGATGACGCCGCCCTCGCGGATGCTGTCGGCGGCGGTTTCGATCCCCTCCGGCGTCGACTCCAGCAGGTTGTCCTCCATTGTCTCCCAACTCTGTGTCGAATCGTCTTGTAGTTTGGTTGTCCGTTCGTCTCTTGTTAGATGGAAGCAATCGGGTCAGCCGCCTCGCAGTCGTGGGCGTCTCCGAGTCGGCACCGTGTCCAAACAATCAATAAAACCGACCTGACAGAGTACGTATGGCGAAGGAAACCACCCACAGCGACGAGACGGCCCCGGAGGTGAACACAACGACCTCGGAGGTGAACGAGACGACTTCGGCGTCGACCACGTTTTCGGTCGCGGGTGCCCGCAAGGGGTTCATTGCCTGTGTCCCGGTCGCCCTCGGGGTTGCAGGCTATGGGGTGTTGTTCGGCGTGCTTGCCCGGCAGGCGGGGTTGAGCATCGCCGAGTCGACGCTGATGAGTGCCACCGTAGTGGCGGGGGCCGCCCAGGTAATCGCCATCGGGGTGTGGGACCAGCCGATCCCCGTGACTGCGGTCATCGGCACGGCGTTCATCGTGAACCTCAGATACCTGCTGATGGGCGCATCGCTGCGGCCGTGGTTCGAAGAGCTCTCGCCCCTCCAGGCCTACGGCAGCGTGTTCGTCATGGCCGACGAGAACTGGGCGCTCACGATGCAGGAGCTCCGGTCGGGGAATCCGGCTGGCGCGTTCCTGCTGGGCTCGGGGATCGCGATCTGGGTGTTCTGGGTGCTTGCGACGGTGCTTGGAGCGGTAGCAGGCGGCGTGATCGACGATCCCGCGACCTACGGGCTCGACTTCATGCTGACTGCTGTGTTCATCATTATCGCGGTTGGCCTCTGGGAGGGACGGTCGGATCTGATCCCGTGGCTCGTCGCCGGTCTCGTCGCCGTCGGGACGGCACAGCTCCTCGGCGGTCAGTGGTACATCCTGTTCGGTGGTCTCGCGGGGGCAGCCGTGGAGATGATTCGGTATGACGATTGAGCTGAACCCCATCGTCGTCGCGGTTATTTTGGGAATGAGCGTCGCCACTTTCGTGACTAAAGCCGGAGGGCTGTGGCTGCTCGGCAAGGTCGACCTCTCACCACGGATCGAATCCGGACTCGAAATCCTGCCCGGAGCGATCATCGTCTCGATTGTCGCCCCCGAACTGATCGGGGCCACGCTTTCGACCTGGCTCGCTGCCGGGGTCGTCCTCGTCGTTGCGTGGCGGACCGAGAGTATCACGCTCTCGCTGGCTGTCGGCATCGCTACGGTTCTCGCACTCCGGACCGTGCTGTAGTTCGGACCGTGTCGGGATCCGAATCGGTCGACCGAGTGGACGCGTCGTCGACCGACTCAGGACGACTCTTCGAGATCCCCAAACACGAACTCGCTGCTGGAGCCGAGGGGATCGGTCGCCGTTTCGGTTCGAAGATCCTCGAAGCCAGCCTCGTGGAGTTGGTTGAGCGTCGACTCCCGCCCCGGCGCGGAGAAGAACATCTCTCCACCCATCCAGCCGCGGCGCACGGTCTGAAACCGGCCCGAGGATAGTGTCATTAGCAGCGTGCCGCCGGGTTTTAGTACGCGGGCAAACTCTCGGTAGAGTTCGGGATGGCGGTCTCGGGGGACGTGAAACACCGCATGGTAGGCCGTGATCCCGTCGACTGCATCCGTGGCCACCGGGAGGTGGCTCATCTCGCCCTGCAACAGTCGACTGTCGGGAACGGTTTCGGCGGCCAGCGAGAGACCACGGCGGGCGAAATCGAGGCCGATACTTCCCGGCGGCAGATTGGCGAGCGTTCGCGCGCCGTCGCCACAGCCCAGATCGAGAACCAATGGTTCGGAGGGCAGGGCCGCCAGCAGGTCATCGATCAGGTCTGCATCCGAACCATCCGGGTTGCGTCGCTCGGCATACGCCGTCGACAACGCCTCCCACGCCTGTCGTCGCTCATGGCGGTCCATACCGAACAGAGGGCCGCCACAGCAATCAGTGTGTTCGCTACCAACTATGTGTTGCATACAAAGCGACTGATTTCGAGATAAAGAGTTTTCGCCACGGAGGTTGGATTTTGGCCAATGACTACCTACGAGTACGATATCGCCGTTGTTGGCGCGGGGACATCGGGCTGTTATGCTGCGGCGACCGCCGCCAACGCTGGCCTCGATGTCGTCATCATCGAGCGGAAAGACGCCGAAGAGGCAGGCCACATCGCCTGCGGCGACGCCCTCAAAGGCGCTGACGCCTTCCCCGAGGCGATTCCGAAGTCCAAGATCGAACCCTCCTTCACGAACACGGACGTCGACCACGGTCGCTTCGAGATCCCGAGCCACGACACGGTGCTCGAAATCCCAGTCCCTGGCGAACTCGCCGTGATTGATCGACTGAAGTACGGGAAACTCCTCATCGAAGGCGCCGAAGAGTCCGGCGTGGAGTTCCATTACGATACGGTCGTCCAAGACGTCACCCAAGCCGACGACGGCACCGTCACCGGCGTCACTGGGAAATCGAACGGCGAGGCCGTCGAATACGACGCCGAGGTCGTGATCGACGGGGGTGGCTCGCTCTCGTTGCTGCAGGACAAAGTCGACTTCGACGGGACCACGTTCGACACAAACGTCCAGTACTCCCAGTTCTGCTCGGCCTACCGAGAGATCGTGGAGGTCGAGGAGGACGTCGAGTGGGACGATGCACTCGTCTTCAAGCCGACCAAGCGTGCGGCGGGCTATCTGTGGTACTTCCCGCGCACGTCGACAACGATCAACGCCGGCCTCGGTTTCCAGATGAACGAAGAACCGATGCAGATGATCGAGGACCTCAAAGAGGACCTCAAAGATCGCGAGGAGTTCGAGAACGGCGAGGTCACCGACAAACTCGGCGCGGCCCTCCCAACCCGGCGCGTCTACGACTCGGCTGTGGCTCCCGGATACATGGCGGTCGGCGACGCTGCGGCCCACGTCAATCCGACCACCGGCGGCGGAATCGCTGGTGCGGCCTACGCCGGGAAGTACGCCGCCGAACAGGCCGTCGAGGCGATTGAGGCGGGCGACGTGAGCGAGGACGCCCTCTGGCATTACAACGAGCGCGTGATGGACCACTTCGGCTCCCGGTATGCGGGCCTCGACGTCTACAATATTCTTTCGACCGCCGTCGACATCGACGACCTGATGGGCCTCTTGGCTGCGCTGCCGGGCGAAAAGCTGGCTGAGGCGTTGTATACGGGCAAAACGTCGATGGGGCCACTGCTGGCTGCTCGGACCGCCGTCGACAGCTTCGGCTACTGGCGGCAGATTCTGGACTTCTACAAGGTCAAACAGCTTGCAGAGAAGCTGATCAACCACTACGAGCGATATCCGTCGACGCCTGCGGCCCTCGAAGCATGGCAACGTCAGCGCGACGAACTGATGGACGAAATCTACGAGACGACCGGCGCTGAGCCGAAATACTAAGCTGGAAACTACTCTTCGTTCTCGTCGGCAGGATCGAACAGCCCTGCGACATCCTTCTCTTTCCGCCGTCGACGCTCGACCTGTGATGCTAATCTATTATAAACGATTCCGCGGTGTGTCGACTCGCCGACGAAGGTCGTGAGCAGGCTGATATACTCCGTCTGGCTCTCGTCTACTTCCTCGCGGGCGTACTCGATGGCATCGTGGATGACGCTGTCGTCGTACTGGTCGAACTCCTCGGTGAGAACCCCTGCGGCCGTCGTGATCGCCCCGAGTTCCAGATCGGCTGCTGCAAGTGGCTGTCCCTTATAAGTAAGCACGGGCGGAGAGGCGCGTTCGATTCGCTCGGGGTCGGTTTCGAGTGCCTGTAAGTAGCTCCGGACAGCCACGGTGTCGACACCGCGGTAGGTCGATGGTAACCCAATTAAATACTCCCTACCGCTCTCACAGAGGCCGACCGCGCCGCTCCAGTTTCGGTTCTGGGCGTGGTAGATTGCGGCCGTAAACTGGATCAGTCCGTGGAGCAATTGCTCGTCGTCGCTCCCGGTCGGGAGGTCGAGCCACACGTCCTCCCACGCGTCGTGGGCGGCATGGGTGGCTCCGGCATTATAAATAGCAAGCCCGGCGCGAAGTTGCTCCTCCATACAGAGAGGGGTGCCAGCGGGAGGGAAAAATCCGTGGACTCCGCGCGATAGTAACGCTGATAGGACCGCCAGCCCTCCGGTCGACCGTGACAACGTGGGTCGAAACGCCGCGTGGCGGCCGTGATCGAGGGCCAACTGGCTTGGTGCGCGCGTGGGGCGAAGTCCTCCGTCGACCGCGCCGGTTTTTCGCCAATGGCGTCGCCCCGGGCGACCAAGCACCGGGACTGAGTTTCGCAATCGTCGTGGCACTGATTTACGTCGGTGGCCTGCTGGCTGTCCAGCCCGAACGCCTACTCGGCGAGGGCCGGATTCCGATCATGGCCGACAGCCTCGGCCTCACCGCGGTCTTCGTTTTGCTGCTGTTGGCTGTCGTCGTCGCCCCTGCGGCGCTCCATCTCGTTTCGGCCATCCAGACAGTCATTCTTATGCTACTTGTCGACGACCGCGCTGGCGTCAGCGAGACGGTCCAGATCATCGGCTATGCAACCGCGCCCTGTGTGTTCGCATGGGTTCCGATTCCGGGGGTGGCTGCGCTCTGTGGGCTGTACGCGACCGGCCTGCTCATTGTCGGTCTGGCAGTCGTCCACCGGACGACATCCCTTCGGGCCGCTGTAGCTGGGATGCTGCCAGCGATACTCGTTTTCGGTGTAGGGTTCGGAGCGATTCGGGCTGGGCAGGCAGTGGCCGCCGGAGTAGTCGGCTAACACCCCAGCGCGTTTCGACAACGGTTAAAGGGTGGGTCCATATTTTTTTAGCAAATGGGTTCGTGTATCATCTGTGACGTCCCTGTTGATGGCGGTCACGTTTGTGACAGTCATCAAGAAGACGTCATCTTCGAGTTCCGTGGAAACCATGCATCGCAACTTATCGACAACCGATTCTATCAGGGAACGGTCGACGGCTACGCCGATTTCGGCGTCTTCATCGATCTCGCCCCCGGCGTCACCGGCCTGCTTCACCGCAGTGAGCTAGATCGTCGCCTCGAAAGTCTCAACTGGGAACCGGGCGACACCGTCTGCGTTCGCGTCAACAACGTCCGAGACAACGGCAACATCGATCTCGGCAAATCGATCCGACAGTCCGACCGCGAGTTCCGTGGCAAACTGATCCTCGACGGCACCGACGAAAAGCTCGCCGCAGAGGTCGACGACAACGAGTCGGAAGCCGAGACTCAGACAAGCGAACCGGAGCCAGAACCGGAGCCGGAAGTCGAGACCGAAAGCGTCGAGACCGACGCAGTCGACGAAGGCGAAACTGACGACGCCGAACCTGAGTCAGTCGAAACCGACGAATTCGACACCGGCGAGGTCGCCGTCAGCCACGGTCCCGAGACCGGAAGCGAGACCAAGGAGGCCGTTATTGGCGGCGAAACCGACACCAGTACGCCGAGCAGCAACTCCTCGGGCGGTGCGGTCACCGTTTCCGAGCGCGAGGCCGAATCAGCCGAAGCAGACGGCGAGCCCGTCGCTGAGGGCTACGACGAAGTCAGCATCGAAGCACTCGCTGATCTCGTCGACGAGCGCGTCCGACTCGACGGCGAGATCGTGAGCATCCGCCAGACCGGCGGCCCGACCGTCTTCGAACTCCGCGACGAGACCGGCGTCGTCGACTGTGCCGCGTTCGTCGAGGCTGGCGTCCGCGCCTACCCCGAGATCGAACTCGGCGACATCGTCCGACTCGACGGCGAGGTCGAACGCCGCCGCGGCGAACTCCAGGTCGAAACCGACGAACTCGTCGCCCTCGAAGACGAGGAACGCGAGGCCGTCACCACGCGACTGGCCGACGCGCTCACCGACCGTGCCCGACCCGACTCGCTGGAGCCAATCGGTGACCACGACGCGGTCGACGCCATCGCCGAACCGCTCCTCGACGTGGCCGAGGCGATCCGCCGAGCCGTTCTCGAATCCCGCCCGGTCGTCATCCGACATCCAGCCACCGCCGACGGCTACGTTGCCGGAGCGGCCATTGAGCGCGCCGTCCTCCCGCTCGTCCGTGAGGAACACGCCCGCTCGGATGCCGAGTACCACTACATCGTCCGCCGGCCGCTCGACAACGCCATCTACGGGATGGATGCGGCGACCAAAGACGCGACCCGCATGCTTCAGGACCGAGACCGTCACGACGAGAAACTGCCACTGTTCTGCTTCGTTGGAGCCGCCAGCACCGCCGATTCGGCCGACGGACTCGGCCTCTTGGGTGTGTACGGTGCCGAACGAATCGTTCTCGATTCGATCTCGGCCGACACCGATGTCGACGACGTGGCCGAACAGGTTGTCACCGCGGACGAAGAGGCAACGGATCTCTCGGTCGGCGCGCTGACCGCGACGCTCGCTGCGGCGCTCAACACCGACGTGAGCGACGACATGCAGCACCTCCCCGCAGTGAGCTACTGGGAGGACACCCCCGAGGCTTACACCGCAGCCGCCGAAGACGCGGGCTACGACGCCGAGCAGGTAACCAACATCCGCGAGGCAGTCGCCCTTGAGGCCTACTACCAGTCGTATCAGGACAAACGCGAACTGATTACGGATCTGTTGTTCGACGACGCCGGCGGCCTCGCTGGCCACATCGCCGAGCAGTTCCGCGAGAAGCTCGACACCGAGCTCTCGACCGCCCAAGCCAACCTCGAAGGCGAGGAACGCGACGGTGTCTCGATGGCCGTCCTCGACACCGATCAGTTCAGTCACCGCTTCGACTTCCCGTCGACGGAACTCCTGCTCGACGAACTCCATCGCGCCGAACGCGAGGGTGAGGCGTTCGTCACTGTCGGCATCGGCATGGACGAACTCTA
This sequence is a window from Halohasta litchfieldiae. Protein-coding genes within it:
- a CDS encoding phosphohexomutase domain-containing protein; protein product: MVQFGTAGIRGSVVDRVTPAVALAVGQAVGQVATESKPNETSPEVVIGRDGRTSGPALAAAAEAGVASAGAIPVRIGAVPTPTLAFASQGRHGLMVTASHNPPTDNGIKCFVDGSEFDSQREQRIEQYVDEDGPPADWEQWESSVRSDLLPTYREAVVDYSRRYGADCEGVRIAVDCGTGVASNATPAVLRELGATAIGVNATVDGHFPARPSKPTPETLSEFRTLVADGEFEFGIAHDGDGDRIVIVDEDGEIVHEDTVLAILADHYTRQYVDEHGDEAPTPVVITTPNASGRIDEQVTAAGGRVDRVQLGGLHEGIAAAEADDKPVVFAAEPWKHIHPQLGGWIDGVASAAVISRLVAKQGLASLREPITERPYRKVSVDCPDEIKPDAMARLENSLSEQFPDATVSLDHGVRLTFVDDSWLLVRPSGTEPYIRLYAESDDVDAVVEAATGVIETEVDA
- a CDS encoding L-threonylcarbamoyladenylate synthase encodes the protein MEDNLLESTPEGIETAADSIREGGVIVTPSDTNLALTLDPWDEAAIERAFRIKNREPVDPLTLFIRDPDDWTRWGTTDRRDEMDALVEAFWPGPLNLIVEKTEAVPERVVAGGDTVSLACLSNPTWRTLSKAVDQPLCMTSANLTGQADDQLVDLDLATEQVGDRVDYILKGSAQATTQSSTIVDLSGPEPTILRHGDITVEDLNAVVDVFSSPDETP
- a CDS encoding AzlC family ABC transporter permease: MAKETTHSDETAPEVNTTTSEVNETTSASTTFSVAGARKGFIACVPVALGVAGYGVLFGVLARQAGLSIAESTLMSATVVAGAAQVIAIGVWDQPIPVTAVIGTAFIVNLRYLLMGASLRPWFEELSPLQAYGSVFVMADENWALTMQELRSGNPAGAFLLGSGIAIWVFWVLATVLGAVAGGVIDDPATYGLDFMLTAVFIIIAVGLWEGRSDLIPWLVAGLVAVGTAQLLGGQWYILFGGLAGAAVEMIRYDD
- a CDS encoding AzlD family protein: MTIELNPIVVAVILGMSVATFVTKAGGLWLLGKVDLSPRIESGLEILPGAIIVSIVAPELIGATLSTWLAAGVVLVVAWRTESITLSLAVGIATVLALRTVL
- a CDS encoding class I SAM-dependent methyltransferase, yielding MDRHERRQAWEALSTAYAERRNPDGSDADLIDDLLAALPSEPLVLDLGCGDGARTLANLPPGSIGLDFARRGLSLAAETVPDSRLLQGEMSHLPVATDAVDGITAYHAVFHVPRDRHPELYREFARVLKPGGTLLMTLSSGRFQTVRRGWMGGEMFFSAPGRESTLNQLHEAGFEDLRTETATDPLGSSSEFVFGDLEESS
- a CDS encoding geranylgeranyl reductase family protein; its protein translation is MTTYEYDIAVVGAGTSGCYAAATAANAGLDVVIIERKDAEEAGHIACGDALKGADAFPEAIPKSKIEPSFTNTDVDHGRFEIPSHDTVLEIPVPGELAVIDRLKYGKLLIEGAEESGVEFHYDTVVQDVTQADDGTVTGVTGKSNGEAVEYDAEVVIDGGGSLSLLQDKVDFDGTTFDTNVQYSQFCSAYREIVEVEEDVEWDDALVFKPTKRAAGYLWYFPRTSTTINAGLGFQMNEEPMQMIEDLKEDLKDREEFENGEVTDKLGAALPTRRVYDSAVAPGYMAVGDAAAHVNPTTGGGIAGAAYAGKYAAEQAVEAIEAGDVSEDALWHYNERVMDHFGSRYAGLDVYNILSTAVDIDDLMGLLAALPGEKLAEALYTGKTSMGPLLAARTAVDSFGYWRQILDFYKVKQLAEKLINHYERYPSTPAALEAWQRQRDELMDEIYETTGAEPKY
- a CDS encoding DUF309 domain-containing protein, whose product is MEEQLRAGLAIYNAGATHAAHDAWEDVWLDLPTGSDDEQLLHGLIQFTAAIYHAQNRNWSGAVGLCESGREYLIGLPSTYRGVDTVAVRSYLQALETDPERIERASPPVLTYKGQPLAAADLELGAITTAAGVLTEEFDQYDDSVIHDAIEYAREEVDESQTEYISLLTTFVGESTHRGIVYNRLASQVERRRRKEKDVAGLFDPADENEE
- a CDS encoding YIP1 family protein, which produces MTTWVETPRGGRDRGPTGLVRAWGEVLRRPRRFFANGVAPGDQAPGLSFAIVVALIYVGGLLAVQPERLLGEGRIPIMADSLGLTAVFVLLLLAVVVAPAALHLVSAIQTVILMLLVDDRAGVSETVQIIGYATAPCVFAWVPIPGVAALCGLYATGLLIVGLAVVHRTTSLRAAVAGMLPAILVFGVGFGAIRAGQAVAAGVVG
- a CDS encoding DHH family phosphoesterase, with amino-acid sequence MGSCIICDVPVDGGHVCDSHQEDVIFEFRGNHASQLIDNRFYQGTVDGYADFGVFIDLAPGVTGLLHRSELDRRLESLNWEPGDTVCVRVNNVRDNGNIDLGKSIRQSDREFRGKLILDGTDEKLAAEVDDNESEAETQTSEPEPEPEPEVETESVETDAVDEGETDDAEPESVETDEFDTGEVAVSHGPETGSETKEAVIGGETDTSTPSSNSSGGAVTVSEREAESAEADGEPVAEGYDEVSIEALADLVDERVRLDGEIVSIRQTGGPTVFELRDETGVVDCAAFVEAGVRAYPEIELGDIVRLDGEVERRRGELQVETDELVALEDEEREAVTTRLADALTDRARPDSLEPIGDHDAVDAIAEPLLDVAEAIRRAVLESRPVVIRHPATADGYVAGAAIERAVLPLVREEHARSDAEYHYIVRRPLDNAIYGMDAATKDATRMLQDRDRHDEKLPLFCFVGAASTADSADGLGLLGVYGAERIVLDSISADTDVDDVAEQVVTADEEATDLSVGALTATLAAALNTDVSDDMQHLPAVSYWEDTPEAYTAAAEDAGYDAEQVTNIREAVALEAYYQSYQDKRELITDLLFDDAGGLAGHIAEQFREKLDTELSTAQANLEGEERDGVSMAVLDTDQFSHRFDFPSTELLLDELHRAEREGEAFVTVGIGMDELYLRSTEPLDIRAVAEQAAEAAPEADVTARGVREGRIEFLAGKREAAKDAVLEAAAEQFN